The Paraburkholderia acidisoli genome contains a region encoding:
- the lepA gene encoding translation elongation factor 4, whose product MDHIRNFSIIAHIDHGKSTLADRIIQICGGLSDREMESQVLDSMDLERERGITIKAQTAALSYKARDGKVYNLNLIDTPGHVDFSYEVSRSLSACEGALLVVDASQGVEAQTVANCYTAIELGVEVVPVLNKIDLPAANPENAIEEIEDVIGIDATDATRCSAKTGLGVDEVLEALIAKVPPPKGDPEAPLQALIIDSWFDNYVGVVMLVRIVNGTLRPKDKIKLMATGAQYPVEHVGVFSPKSRNLESLSAGQVGFIIAGIKELAATKVGDTVTLVNRPAAEPLPGFKEVKPQVFAGLYPVEANQYDALRESLEKLKLNDASLQYEPEVSQALGFGFRCGFLGLLHMEIVQERLEREFDMDLITTAPTVVYEVVQPDGTTIKVENPAKMPEPHKIAEIREPIVTVNLYMPQDYVGSVITLCTQKRGTQINMQYHGRQVQLTYEIPMAEIVLDFFDRLKSVSRGYASMDYEFKEYRSADVVKVDMLINSDKVDALSIIVHRSQSQYRGREVAAKMREIIPRQMYDVAIQAAIGAHIIARENIKALRKNVLAKCYGGDISRKKKLLEKQKEGKKRMKQVGSVEIPQEAFLAILRVEDK is encoded by the coding sequence TTCGTAACTTCTCGATCATTGCGCACATCGACCATGGCAAGTCGACGCTCGCCGATCGCATCATCCAGATTTGCGGCGGTCTCTCCGACCGCGAAATGGAATCGCAGGTACTCGACTCGATGGATCTCGAGCGCGAGCGTGGCATCACGATCAAGGCGCAGACCGCCGCGCTCTCGTACAAGGCACGAGACGGCAAGGTCTATAACCTGAACCTGATCGACACGCCAGGGCACGTCGACTTCTCGTACGAGGTCAGCCGCTCGCTGTCCGCGTGCGAGGGCGCGCTGCTCGTGGTGGACGCGAGCCAGGGCGTGGAAGCGCAAACGGTGGCGAACTGCTACACGGCGATCGAACTCGGCGTGGAAGTCGTGCCGGTGCTCAACAAGATCGACCTGCCCGCCGCCAACCCCGAAAACGCCATCGAGGAAATCGAGGACGTGATCGGCATCGACGCGACCGACGCCACGCGCTGTAGCGCGAAGACCGGCCTCGGCGTGGACGAGGTGCTCGAAGCGCTGATCGCCAAGGTGCCGCCGCCCAAGGGCGACCCGGAAGCGCCGCTGCAGGCGCTTATCATCGACTCGTGGTTCGACAACTACGTCGGCGTGGTCATGCTCGTGCGTATCGTCAACGGCACGCTGCGTCCGAAGGACAAGATCAAGCTGATGGCGACCGGCGCGCAGTATCCGGTCGAGCACGTGGGCGTGTTCTCGCCGAAGTCGCGCAACCTGGAATCGCTGTCGGCGGGGCAGGTGGGCTTCATCATCGCGGGCATCAAGGAACTCGCCGCCACCAAGGTGGGCGACACCGTCACGCTCGTGAACCGGCCTGCCGCCGAACCGCTGCCGGGCTTCAAGGAAGTCAAGCCGCAGGTGTTCGCGGGGCTGTATCCGGTCGAGGCGAACCAGTACGACGCGCTGCGCGAATCGCTCGAAAAGCTCAAGCTCAACGACGCCTCGCTGCAATACGAGCCGGAAGTGTCGCAGGCGCTCGGCTTCGGGTTCCGTTGCGGCTTCCTCGGTCTCCTGCACATGGAGATCGTGCAGGAGCGGCTCGAGCGCGAGTTCGACATGGACCTCATCACCACGGCGCCCACCGTGGTGTACGAAGTCGTGCAGCCCGACGGCACGACCATCAAGGTCGAGAATCCGGCCAAGATGCCGGAGCCGCACAAGATCGCCGAGATCCGCGAGCCGATCGTCACCGTGAACCTGTACATGCCGCAGGACTACGTGGGCTCGGTCATCACGCTCTGTACGCAAAAGCGCGGCACGCAGATCAACATGCAGTATCACGGCCGCCAGGTGCAGCTCACGTACGAAATTCCGATGGCGGAAATCGTGCTCGACTTCTTCGACCGTCTGAAGTCGGTGTCGCGCGGTTATGCGTCGATGGACTACGAGTTCAAGGAATACCGCAGCGCGGACGTCGTGAAGGTCGACATGCTGATCAACAGCGACAAGGTCGACGCGCTGTCCATCATCGTGCACCGCTCGCAGTCGCAGTATCGCGGCCGCGAAGTGGCGGCGAAGATGCGCGAAATCATTCCGCGCCAGATGTACGACGTGGCCATTCAGGCGGCTATCGGCGCGCACATCATCGCGCGCGAAAACATCAAGGCGCTGCGCAAGAACGTGCTGGCCAAGTGCTACGGCGGCGACATCTCCCGTAAGAAGAAGCTCCTCGAGAAGCAGAAGGAAGGCAAGAAGCGCATGAAGCAGGTGGGCTCGGTGGAAATTCCGCAAGAGGCCTTCCTCGCCATCCTTCGTGTCGAAGACAAATAA
- the lepB gene encoding signal peptidase I: MNFALILFVLVLLTGIAWVADKLVFMPRRRLAADAAVAEFDQQQTRVGERFADENAAETRQSLRNDKLRQPWWLEYTASFFPVILVVFLVRSFVVEPFKIPSGSMVPTLLVGDFILVNKFDYGIRLPITNAKITQGRPLERGDVVVFRYPKDESVDYIKRVIGLPGDVVAYQDKQLTINGKPVPEVPQGDYFDEERIGYAKQFTEDLGNGRKNNILNNPAVPPFVVGAEDYPFRDNCQYNERGEICKVPPGHYFMMGDNRDNSADSRYWGFVPDANIVGRAFFIWMNFSSLKRIGSFD, encoded by the coding sequence ATGAATTTTGCGCTGATTCTTTTTGTGCTCGTCTTGCTGACGGGCATTGCGTGGGTAGCAGACAAACTGGTTTTCATGCCGCGCCGGCGTCTCGCCGCCGATGCGGCGGTGGCGGAGTTCGATCAGCAGCAAACGCGCGTGGGTGAGCGTTTCGCCGACGAAAACGCCGCGGAGACGCGGCAGAGTTTGCGCAACGACAAGCTGCGCCAGCCGTGGTGGCTCGAATACACGGCGAGCTTTTTCCCCGTGATTCTCGTCGTGTTCCTCGTGCGCTCGTTCGTGGTCGAGCCGTTCAAGATTCCGTCGGGTTCGATGGTGCCCACGCTGCTGGTGGGCGACTTCATCCTCGTGAACAAGTTCGACTACGGCATTCGTCTGCCGATCACGAACGCCAAGATCACGCAGGGTCGCCCGCTCGAACGCGGCGACGTGGTGGTGTTCCGTTATCCGAAAGACGAGTCGGTCGACTACATCAAGCGCGTGATCGGCCTGCCCGGCGACGTGGTCGCGTATCAGGACAAGCAGCTCACCATCAACGGCAAGCCCGTGCCCGAAGTGCCGCAAGGCGATTACTTCGACGAAGAGCGCATCGGTTACGCGAAGCAGTTCACGGAAGACCTCGGCAACGGCCGCAAGAACAACATCCTGAACAATCCCGCCGTGCCGCCGTTCGTCGTCGGTGCCGAAGACTATCCGTTCCGCGACAACTGCCAGTACAACGAGCGCGGCGAGATCTGCAAGGTGCCGCCGGGTCACTACTTCATGATGGGCGACAATCGCGACAACAGCGCGGACAGCCGCTACTGGGGCTTCGTGCCCGACGCGAACATCGTCGGCCGCGCGTTCTTTATCTGGATGAACTTCAGCAGCCTCAAGCGCATCGGTTCGTTCGATTAA
- the rnc gene encoding ribonuclease III, whose product MPLSPLESRLRYEFRNAELLRQALTHRSHSATHNERLEFLGDSVLNCAVAALLFQRFGKLDEGDLSRVRANLVKQQSLYEIAQALNIADGLRLGEGELRSGGFRRPSILADALEAIFGAIFLDGGFDAAQTVIKRLYVPILDHIDPRTLGKDAKTLLQEYLQGHKIALPTYTVVATHGAAHNQQFEVECTVPKLDVKVSGSGASRRAAEQAAAKKALDEVMAAAPALAAKPRRSKGARAPRPEPEVVPGVTGVQGALDLRTPERRERAARGEARAERPVLHATGAASAAGTNAAEEGSESAQAAQAGQTAPLAVIRAAHVQERPAEKDKPAHADNVPSATAVGHRAGASKSESSLRAVERGEAVAAGERSPQRHRDTSNANANANAGDAAERASKHDARAEGDTEARADAAMPVRAADAGH is encoded by the coding sequence ATGCCCCTATCTCCGTTGGAAAGCCGTTTGCGCTACGAATTTCGCAATGCGGAATTGTTGCGCCAGGCTTTAACGCACCGCAGTCACAGTGCCACGCATAACGAACGCCTCGAGTTTCTCGGCGACTCGGTTCTGAATTGCGCGGTGGCGGCCCTATTGTTCCAACGATTTGGCAAGCTGGACGAAGGCGACCTGTCGCGCGTGCGCGCGAATCTGGTCAAGCAGCAGTCGCTTTACGAAATCGCTCAGGCCCTGAATATTGCCGACGGCCTGCGTCTCGGCGAAGGCGAGTTGCGCAGCGGCGGTTTCCGTCGTCCGTCGATCCTGGCGGATGCGCTCGAAGCGATTTTCGGCGCGATCTTTCTCGACGGCGGTTTCGACGCCGCCCAGACGGTCATCAAGCGCCTCTACGTACCGATCCTCGATCACATCGACCCGCGCACGCTGGGCAAGGATGCCAAGACGCTGCTGCAGGAATATCTGCAAGGTCACAAGATCGCGCTGCCGACCTATACGGTCGTGGCAACGCATGGTGCAGCGCACAATCAGCAGTTCGAAGTCGAATGCACGGTGCCGAAACTCGACGTGAAGGTGTCGGGTTCCGGTGCCAGCCGTCGCGCGGCCGAGCAGGCCGCCGCGAAGAAGGCGCTCGACGAGGTGATGGCGGCGGCGCCCGCGCTGGCCGCGAAGCCTCGCCGCTCGAAGGGCGCGCGCGCGCCGCGGCCGGAACCCGAAGTCGTGCCCGGCGTGACGGGCGTGCAAGGCGCGCTCGATCTGCGTACGCCGGAGCGCCGCGAACGTGCCGCGCGCGGCGAGGCGCGGGCCGAACGGCCGGTGCTGCATGCCACGGGCGCCGCCAGTGCCGCGGGCACGAACGCGGCCGAAGAAGGCAGCGAATCCGCGCAAGCCGCGCAGGCCGGTCAAACCGCGCCGCTCGCCGTGATTCGCGCGGCGCATGTGCAGGAGCGTCCGGCGGAGAAGGACAAGCCGGCGCATGCCGACAACGTGCCATCCGCGACTGCCGTGGGTCATCGTGCGGGCGCGTCGAAGTCGGAGTCGTCGTTGCGCGCCGTCGAGCGCGGCGAAGCGGTGGCGGCTGGCGAACGCTCGCCGCAGCGTCATCGCGACACGTCGAACGCCAATGCGAACGCGAATGCGGGCGATGCGGCCGAGCGCGCCAGCAAGCACGACGCGCGCGCCGAGGGCGACACCGAAGCGCGCGCCGACGCCGCCATGCCGGTCCGCGCGGCCGACGCCGGTCACTGA